A window of bacterium genomic DNA:
TCCACCCCCGACGCCTGGATGAGCAGGCTCACCGCGACTAACCCACCCGCCGCCAAGCGGAGTGAAGGCCAGAGCGCCGGTGCCGTTGCGCGGGCGCGGGCCACCGCCGCGGCAGACAGCCACACCAGCGGAGGCAGGATCGGCAACAGGTACCGGGGCCCCCACTGGAGCCCACCATGCGTCCCTGTAACGATGATGCCGCCGGTGAAGAGGCCGACGACCAGCCACAAAAAGCGTTCCCACCTCGCGAGCGGCCCCGGCAGGAGCGCCAGCAGGAAAAACGGCGCTGCGGGGAGCAGACCTGAGACGTCCGTCCTGCCCGCGAACAGCAACAAGCCGACGGTGACCCCGAGAACGCCGCCGGCCGCGAGTGCGCGTTCGCCGCCTCGCGCGGCCCCCGCGCGCAGCAATAGACCGGCGACCAGGAGCCCGGTCGCCAGCAGCGCGCCGACGCCGACCGCGTGCGGGTTGAACGAATAGTAGTCGATCGAGATCAGCTGGAAGTACGCGTTCCCCAGTTTGTCCGTAATCCACGCCGCGGCCTCGTGGCCCGTTGCGGTTGCCACCACGCCGTGCACGCGGCTCGCGGCCAAGCCCTCGCCTTTCCACCCGAGCAGGCTGCCGCTCAATGCACGGTTCAGCGCCCAGAGGACCCCGACCGGGACGACGAGGCCCGCGATCATGGCTATCGCGCCCCGGACGCGGTCGCGCGCGGCGACGCAAACCCACGCGGCGAGCACTGCCGGAATCAGCACGTATATCTCATTCCGAAGCCACAGCGCCAATCCCAACAGGGCGCCGGCGAGCTCAAGATCGAGCGTCCGACGTGCGGATTCGGAGTCGCACGCTCGCACCGCGAGCGCGAGCGCCGCCGCGCTGAGGAACACGACGGGCGCGTGGTCCCAGAACACCGCGCTGTAGATGGCCAACGGCGTGGCGAGCCCGAGTGCGAGCGCTCCCCACCCCGCCAACACGGGTGCGGTTCGCGCAAGCACCCCGTGCGTCACCCAGACGGTTCCGAGGCCCGCGAGGAACGGGAGCAAGACCAACCCGGCGTTCCCCAGACTGCGGTACAGCGGGGCGACGAGCGCCGGAAAATACGGCGGGTACGAGACATAGTATCGGCCGTGGCGGACAAAATGGAACCACGGGCCAAACGGAAAGTACGTCCCCGCGGGATCGAGGGACGCCGCCGGATACGTCACGGCCACGCCGTCGGCGCCGTGGCGCAGCAAGCTCTCGACCTGCACGAACCGCACTGCGGAGTCCGGGGACCAGAATCCCCGGCTGGACGAGAATGTCAACCCAACGGTGACATAAGCCGCCGCACAGACGAGCAGCACCATCCAGACGGACGCGATACTGCGACCGGTCGTCCTGGCGGCCTCGTTCGGTGCGCACACGGAAGTCAGCTCACGAATCGCTCGTGCATCGTTCACCATGCAGACACCGTCCCTCGTGTACGAGCCGGGGCCGCGAGGACACGCGCTACTGAGCGCGCGCCGCGTCTTTGGCGACGATCAGCGTCACCCAGACGGCCTTGAAGTCGTCGATTCTCACCAATCTGTACCCGGTCTCGAGATCGGATTGCAACCGCTGTTGCATCTGCGGTGAAAACGGCAGGGTCGTGATGACCCACACCCGCGGATAGCGCACGCTGAGACGTCTCACCCACGCCGAGTCGAACGTGGCCCGGCGACTGCCGGAAGGCAGCGCCTCAACAGGGGTGAGATCGAGCGAGTCGTTGTGCCCGCGAAAGTAGTACGTGAACGCGATCTTGGCGGCAGGACCGTTGTAGAGGATGAGATCCCCGGGGCTCACACGAGCCCGCACAAGCTCGGCGGCGGCACGCCAATTGTACAGGCGGTAGTTGGGGTCGAAATAGTACCGCGACAACACGGGTACGCTGTACGCGAGGAGCCCGACGACCATCAGCGCAACGATGCGGTCTCGCTGCCCGCGGAACCGGTCGGCAAGGGCCAGCACGCCCGCGGCCGTCAGCATCGCGTAGAACGGCCCAAGAAACGAGAACCACCGCATGTAAAACATCGGCTCCCGCAGGGACACGATGAACATGATCCCGATCGGCATCACGAACACTGTGCCGACCAGCGCAGCTGCGCGCCCGTGAAACGCGGGGGACCTCAGGCCCCACCAGAGCGCGAGCAGAAACGGCAGTAGAATAGTTAACTCTTCGAGCGGGGGTCGGGAGCCAACCGCAAAATACGTGCCAAGCCCGAACAGGGTCCCGCCGAAGGAGTAGAGCGCCAGCAGGTCGCCCAACATCGACAGCGTAGCCGGGTTCCGGTACCAGGCCCAGACGTGTCCATTCGTCGCCTGATACCAGAGAGATGGCATCCAGGGAAGCACCACCGCCAGGGTCGCTGCAGCAGCCGCGAACCACTGCCAGAATACGCGGCGCTCGCCGCGCAACATCCACACCCCTTGCGCGCCGATCACCAGGGCGCTGAGGTAGTGCGTGTAGGCCATCGCGGCGCTCACCGCCACGTACGCCGCCCAGCGACCCCAACCGCCGCGCTCAACGGCGGTCAAAAGCAGCAGTGTCGAGGCGAGCCCCAGCGTGCCCAGCAGCGGATACATCCGAGCTTCCTGGCCGGCCATGATCTCAAACGGCGAGACCGCAACGATGAACGCCGCGAGCAGGGCCACGCGCTCCGACGAGAGCCGGCGCGCAAGAAGGTACGTCAGCCACACCGAGGCCGCGCTGAAACACGCCGAGGGCGTTCTCAATGCGATCTCGCTGGTGCCGGCGAGCCCGGTCCACTCCTTCATCAGGGCGTAGTACAGCGGAGGGTGCGCGTCCTCCAGGCGAAGATGGAGCAGCATGTCAGACCAGCTCATGCGGGTGATGTGGTACACGAACATCTCGTCGAACCACAGGCTGTTGCGACCGAGCAGGGCGAACCGGAGGAAAATCGCGAGGGCGATCACCGCACCCAGAACCGTGGACGGAGCGAGCTGGATCTCTCGCGCCCACCACGACGCTCTCGGAACCTCCGGCCGGAGAAACTCCGTACCGATCCCGATCTCGAGATGATCGCTCATAGGCGCTCCAAGACACCGAGGGGAGGCGCTCGCCTCCCCTCGGTACCGGATCGAGCCGTGGCTAGAACGACGCGCTCGTCTGCGTACTCCCGTCGCTGCTCAACGTCAAGGTCATCGTCTGACCCGCAACTGGGGTGCCTGTAGTCCCGGTCGCGGTCGCAACGACGCTCGCCGCGGTCCCCGTGCCCACCGTGTACGTCCACTTCGCGTTACCCGGCTGGACGAACCCGATCGACGGGAGTGTCCCGTTCACGAACGTGTTGTACTGCTGGTAGTAGGCCCACTCCATGGTCTTGATCTCCTGGAGCGCGTTGCTCGCCTCGGCCTTGTAGGCCTTCTGGCGGGCGCCGAGGTACAGCGGCACCGCCGCCGCAATCAGAATGCCGATGATCGCGAGCACGACCACCAATTCGATCAGGGTGAAACCCCGATCTTCCTGCCGGATCTTGTCGTGCAGCCACTTAAACATTGCCCCTGTCCACCCCCTCTGATTCCCTTGCGCCGGCGCCGGCCGGTTCGAAGTTGATCCGTCTCGTACATACCCACTCCGGTCAGATTCAGGACATCACTCGGACAGGTACGAGTCGAACGATTCCTGCTAAAACGTGGCGGCCGCGCTCGAACTCCCGTCGCTGCTCAGCACCACCGACATGGATTGATTCGCCACCGCAGTCCCCGTGCTCCCGATAGCGCTCATGGTCACGACCCCGGGGCCGACCGTGGGATTGCCGTACGACCAGATCTGGCTGCTCGGTGGCTGAAACCCTATCGACGCCAGTACGGCCGTAAACGCATCGTACTGCTGGTAGTAGCCCCACTCGAGGGTCTTGAGCTCCTGCAGGACCGTGGCTGCTTCGGCCTTGTACGCCTTCATTCGGGCGCTGAGGTAGAGTGGTACGGCCGCCGCAACGAGGATCGCGATGATCGCCAGCACGACGACGAGCTCGATCAGCGTGAATCCTCCGCGCCTGTCGTTCCGGTGGAGCCGGGACCGTCTGCGCAACGTCGCCCTCCTTCACCGATGACGTCGACTGTGGCCGATGCGTCCGAGCCAACCATCCTTCCCGCAGAAGCAATACCCAAACACGCACCGTTAGGGACATGCGGAGACCGCACCTGGGACAGGGCCAGGGGGGCGTCTAAACTCTTGTCGCGGTTGGGCATGATACCCGGTGGTGGAGACTCACGTGACGTCTCAGGGCGATGCCATGGCCATGCAACGGGCGGCCGGCCAGCCGGCGCCGTCGATGGCAGGGCGTCGGGGCTGGACCCGCGACATTCACATGAGTCCCAGCCTGATCTTCTCGGGTATCCTCGTGCTGGCGGCGGCGCTCCGCGTAGTCGAACTCGGCTGGCACAGCGTGTGGCTCGACGAGGCGTTCGTCGTCAGCGTTACGCGGGAGTCCTGGAGGGGTCTGCTGACGACCCTGCGGGCGGCGGATTCTCATCCTCCGCTCTACTATCTGCTCATCAAAGCCTGGACCGATGTGGCGGGGACGGGAGAAACGGCGCTGCGGTTCCCGTCGGCGTTCGCGAGCGTGGCCACGGTGGCGCTCACCTACGCGCTCGCGCGCCGCGTCGCGGGCACACCGGCAGCCCTCCTCAGCGCGTTCCTCGTGGCCATGTCTCCGTTTGCGATTATGGCCGGACAGGAAGCCCGGATGTACGCCCTCTTGGGCATGCTCGCAGTGGGCTCCACCCTCGCCCTCCGCACCGCAGTCGACGAGGGCGGACGGCTGCGCTGGGGCGTCTACGCGCTGACCGCGGTCCTCATCGCCTACACGCACTACTTGGGCCTGCTCGTCCTGATCGGCCACGGTCTCTGGATCGTGGGGTACGAGCGGAAACACACCGGTGCGTGGCTCGTGAGTATGGCCGTGGTGGCGGCGGCGTTTGCGCCCTGGCTGCCGGCGCTCGTGCACCAGACACTGCACGCCCCCACGTCCGGATGGTACCGGAGCGGCGACCTACCGATGGCGCTCGCGGATCTCGCGGGGTTGCTCGCGTTCGGCGGGTCGCTCGTCGGAACTGCGGGCTATCTCACCTGGTATACGGGCGGGCTGGGACCGCTCGAGACGATCGTCCTACTCTTCCCGTTTCTGGTGTTGCTGTGGTTTGGCGGGCAGGCGCTGCGAGCGCGCCATAGCTCGCTCCCGCTCGTCGCGCTCCCGGCACTCGTCCCGATCGCCGTGCTGTTCGGGATCTCGCTTGTCCACCCCATGTTCGTACCCCGCTGGTTCTCGTTTGTGGCGCCGTTCTACGCGATGGTGGTGGCCGCCGGGGTCTGGCACATCGTGGAGCGCTTTGAGGGCAGGCGGGACCAGGCGATCGTGTTCCTTGTCGCGGCGTTGTTCCTATACAATGGTCCGGCGCTCGGCGAGTACTACTTTGCTCCGGACGCCAGGCCGTTCCAATGGCGACAGGCAGCGGCGGTCGTGGGAGACCACGTGCGTCCCGGTGACTTCTTCCTGTACGTGAGCCCGGCGGATCTGCCGTTTCGATATTACTTCCGCGACCCCTATCCCTCGACCGTTCTCCCATCGCCCGAGGCGCCGGTCGCAACCGGCGGGACGCTCACCGCGCCGGGTGCGCGCGACTTGGCGCGCCGGTACCCACGTGTCTGGCTCGTGGCCACGCTGCCATTCGGCGGTCCGGCACAGGACCGGCTGTTTTCGGCGCTCAACGGCGTCTACGGCATGGTGTGGCACGGAGACTTCGGCGGAGCGCACGTGTTTCTGCTCGAGCGCCGCGGCGCGGCGGTGCGGTAGTCTACCGCATGAAGATCGCTCATGCGCGCCGCGCGACGCATGGCGCGTGGACGCGATGGCGCGGCGTGGGCGCAGGTGGCGTGAGGCGGCGGCACCAACGAGACGGGAGGCCCTGCGGCCTCCCCGTCTGATCGGTCCCGGACTGGAACTAGAATGACGAGCTGGTCGTGACGCTTCCATCGCTGTTGAGCGTCAAGGTCATCGTCTTCCCGACGACGGGGCTCCCCGCCACTCCCGCCGCGCTCGCCACGATGTTCGCCGCCGTACCCGTTCCGATGGAGTAGTTCCAGTTGGCGCTGGCCGGCGCCGCAAAGCCGATCGCCGCCGGAGTCGCGTTCACGAACGTGTTGTACTGCTGGTAGTACCCCCACTCCATCGTCTTAACATCCTCAAATGTGCGGTTGGCCTCGGCCTTGTAGGCGCTGAGCCGGGAGTTCAGGTACAACGGCATCGCCGCCGCCAACATGATGCCGATGATCGCAAGCACCACCACCAACTCGATCAAGGTAAACCCGCGGTCCTCTTGCCGGATCTTCGCACGCAGCCGCCTGTACATCGCGTCTTCCCCCTCCATCCGCGCCCTCGGCCGTCCCGGCCGGTTCGTGTCCTCACCTCCTAGGTACCCGGTCCCGCCGGCGGCCGCGACGTGTCGCTTGAAGGGTTCGAACGGTTCATTGGAGGCCTGCCTGACGCAAAAGGGGGAGAAACGCAGCGGGAGGGGCGCGGACACCCTCTCCCGCTGCCAGATCGGACCCGGCCGCTGCCGGGGAGGTTACTTGATCGCGTTCGCGAGTCCGAAGATGGGGAGGTAGAGCGCGAGCAGCAGGCCGCCGATCACGGCCCCCATGCCGATGATCATGAGCGGTTCAAGGATGGAGGTCAGGCTGGCCACGGCCGCCTCTACTTCGGAGTCGTAAAAGTCGGCGACCTTGTTCAACATATTGTCGAGGGCGCCCGTCTCCTCGCCGACCCGCACCATCTGGACGACCATGAGCGGGAAGATGCCGCTGGCTCCAAGCGGGATCGCAATACTCTCGCCCTCGCGGATGCTCGAGCGGATCGAGTCGACGGCACGCCCCAGTACCGAGTTGTCGATCGCCTGGCCGACCACCTCGAGCGCCCGCATGATCGGGACGCCGCTGCTGACGAGCGTGCCGAACGTGCGGGTAAAGCGCGCCACAACGATCTTCTTGACGAGCGGTCCGAGCACCGGCAGGCGTAGCTTGAGCCGGTCGTACTGCTCGCGGCCGACCCGCGTGCGGACGTACCGGCGTAGGGCGAAGACGGTGCCCCCGATCACGATGGTCGCCAACCACCAGAAGTGCCGGATGATCAGGCTCACCCCGACGGCAATCTGAGTCGGGATCGGCAGCGGCGCGTTGCCCCCGAGCTGTTTGAAGAAGTCGGCGAACTGCGGGATGATGACAATCGTCATGAACATGAGGGCGCTCAACGCCGCGACCGCCAGCAGGATCGGGTAGGTCATCGCCGACTTGATCTTGTGGCGCAGCGCCATCTCCTTCTCGAGGAAGGTGGCAAGCCGCAGTAGGACGTCGTCGAGCACGCCGCCGGCCTCACCGGCGCGCACCATGTTCACGTACAGGTTGTTGAACACCCGTGGATGCTTCGCGAGCGCGGCGCTCAGGGTGGACCCGCCCTCGATGTCGACGCGGATGTGCCCGATCGTCTCCTTGAGGATCGGCTGCGTCACCTGCTCTTCCAAAATCGTGAGGGTCCGCACGAGCGAGAGGCCGGCGTTGATCATCGTCGCGAACTGCCGGCTGAACACCACGAGGTCCTTCAGCCCGACGCCGCGCCAGCGCCGGAAGATGTCCTCGACGTTCTGCGACTTCTTCTTCTGATGGAGCGCCGTGACGAAGAACCCCATGTCCCAGAGCTTCTGGGCCACGATCGCCTCGCTGTCGCCCTCCAGCGCGCCGGCCAAGAGCTTGCCGCTGTTGTCCCGCGCCGTGTACTCAAACACAGCCATGCTGGTGTGCCTCCCTTCCGACCCGGGCGTCCGTCACCGCGCCTTGCGCTCCTCGCTCGTGCGCCGTCCGCCCCCAAGGATCTTGCTCATCTCTTCCGGGTGAATCGCCCGGTTGATCGCGGTCTCGTTGCTGATCAACCCGCGCCGGTGC
This region includes:
- a CDS encoding type II secretion system F family protein — protein: MAVFEYTARDNSGKLLAGALEGDSEAIVAQKLWDMGFFVTALHQKKKSQNVEDIFRRWRGVGLKDLVVFSRQFATMINAGLSLVRTLTILEEQVTQPILKETIGHIRVDIEGGSTLSAALAKHPRVFNNLYVNMVRAGEAGGVLDDVLLRLATFLEKEMALRHKIKSAMTYPILLAVAALSALMFMTIVIIPQFADFFKQLGGNAPLPIPTQIAVGVSLIIRHFWWLATIVIGGTVFALRRYVRTRVGREQYDRLKLRLPVLGPLVKKIVVARFTRTFGTLVSSGVPIMRALEVVGQAIDNSVLGRAVDSIRSSIREGESIAIPLGASGIFPLMVVQMVRVGEETGALDNMLNKVADFYDSEVEAAVASLTSILEPLMIIGMGAVIGGLLLALYLPIFGLANAIK
- a CDS encoding prepilin-type N-terminal cleavage/methylation domain-containing protein, with amino-acid sequence MEGEDAMYRRLRAKIRQEDRGFTLIELVVVLAIIGIMLAAAMPLYLNSRLSAYKAEANRTFEDVKTMEWGYYQQYNTFVNATPAAIGFAAPASANWNYSIGTGTAANIVASAAGVAGSPVVGKTMTLTLNSDGSVTTSSSF
- a CDS encoding glycosyltransferase family 39 protein, with product MTSQGDAMAMQRAAGQPAPSMAGRRGWTRDIHMSPSLIFSGILVLAAALRVVELGWHSVWLDEAFVVSVTRESWRGLLTTLRAADSHPPLYYLLIKAWTDVAGTGETALRFPSAFASVATVALTYALARRVAGTPAALLSAFLVAMSPFAIMAGQEARMYALLGMLAVGSTLALRTAVDEGGRLRWGVYALTAVLIAYTHYLGLLVLIGHGLWIVGYERKHTGAWLVSMAVVAAAFAPWLPALVHQTLHAPTSGWYRSGDLPMALADLAGLLAFGGSLVGTAGYLTWYTGGLGPLETIVLLFPFLVLLWFGGQALRARHSSLPLVALPALVPIAVLFGISLVHPMFVPRWFSFVAPFYAMVVAAGVWHIVERFEGRRDQAIVFLVAALFLYNGPALGEYYFAPDARPFQWRQAAAVVGDHVRPGDFFLYVSPADLPFRYYFRDPYPSTVLPSPEAPVATGGTLTAPGARDLARRYPRVWLVATLPFGGPAQDRLFSALNGVYGMVWHGDFGGAHVFLLERRGAAVR
- a CDS encoding glycosyltransferase family 39 protein, whose amino-acid sequence is MSDHLEIGIGTEFLRPEVPRASWWAREIQLAPSTVLGAVIALAIFLRFALLGRNSLWFDEMFVYHITRMSWSDMLLHLRLEDAHPPLYYALMKEWTGLAGTSEIALRTPSACFSAASVWLTYLLARRLSSERVALLAAFIVAVSPFEIMAGQEARMYPLLGTLGLASTLLLLTAVERGGWGRWAAYVAVSAAMAYTHYLSALVIGAQGVWMLRGERRVFWQWFAAAAATLAVVLPWMPSLWYQATNGHVWAWYRNPATLSMLGDLLALYSFGGTLFGLGTYFAVGSRPPLEELTILLPFLLALWWGLRSPAFHGRAAALVGTVFVMPIGIMFIVSLREPMFYMRWFSFLGPFYAMLTAAGVLALADRFRGQRDRIVALMVVGLLAYSVPVLSRYYFDPNYRLYNWRAAAELVRARVSPGDLILYNGPAAKIAFTYYFRGHNDSLDLTPVEALPSGSRRATFDSAWVRRLSVRYPRVWVITTLPFSPQMQQRLQSDLETGYRLVRIDDFKAVWVTLIVAKDAARAQ
- a CDS encoding prepilin-type N-terminal cleavage/methylation domain-containing protein, producing MFKWLHDKIRQEDRGFTLIELVVVLAIIGILIAAAVPLYLGARQKAYKAEASNALQEIKTMEWAYYQQYNTFVNGTLPSIGFVQPGNAKWTYTVGTGTAASVVATATGTTGTPVAGQTMTLTLSSDGSTQTSASF
- a CDS encoding prepilin-type N-terminal cleavage/methylation domain-containing protein, with amino-acid sequence MRRRSRLHRNDRRGGFTLIELVVVLAIIAILVAAAVPLYLSARMKAYKAEAATVLQELKTLEWGYYQQYDAFTAVLASIGFQPPSSQIWSYGNPTVGPGVVTMSAIGSTGTAVANQSMSVVLSSDGSSSAAATF